In Arachis hypogaea cultivar Tifrunner chromosome 17, arahy.Tifrunner.gnm2.J5K5, whole genome shotgun sequence, a single window of DNA contains:
- the LOC112765885 gene encoding uncharacterized protein isoform X2: protein MMLRVAVQWSYWKPMASLPLPTLRFPCRPPLLQFPISNLLSPLSAFAALAPSDSFSSSSSSSFHVDLQPYLRCSMPHKRLRVAVLLSGGVDSSVALRLLHAAGHSCTAFYLKIWFQEDFENFWSECPWEEDLKYAKAVCNQVEVPLEVVHLTYEYWNNVVSYIIEEYRCGQTPNPDVLCNTRIKFGAFLDAISGMGFDYVASGHYANVIHPCADQMEEPSVLELSQDMVKDQTYFLSHLSQSQLKQLLFPLGCISKDEVRRLATEFDLPNKDRKDSQGICFLGKIRFSEFVARHIGEREGIILEAETGDFLGKHRGFWFYTIGQHQGLRLPGSPWYVVERDIKNNVVFVSRNYFSYDKRRRLFRVSSLKWLSGLPATQTSQLQCKVQHGPGFYDCSFEMEVGKDGQESVAVVRLSEDDQGLAAGQFAAFYEGRKCIGSGVILESWDDQSFPVCAKASEIARMEDKSKLGNPVKIKVKPEEVFVSRGSKQSMIRE, encoded by the exons ATGATGCTGAGAGTGGCGGTGCAATGGAGCTACTGGAAGCCAATGGCTTCTCTTCCTCTCCCAACACTTCGATTCCCTTGCCGCCCACCTCTCCTCCAGTTCCCCATCTCAAACCTCCTGTCTCCTCTGTCCGCCTTCGCGGCACTTGCTCCCAGTgactctttctcctcctcctcttcctcctccttccaTGTTGATCTCCAACCTTATCTCCGCTGCTCCATGCCTCACAAGCGCCTCCGAGTCGCAGTACTTCTCAGCGGCGGTGTCGACAGCAGCGTCGCCCTCCGGCTCCTCCACGCCGCCGGCCATTCCTGCACCGCCTTCTACCTCAAGATTTGGTTCCAA GAAGATTTTGAGAACTTTTGGTCAGAGTGCCCCTGGGAAGAGGATTTGAAGTATGCCAAAGCTGTTTGTAATCAG GTTGAGGTGCCATTAGAAGTTGTACATTTGACCTATGAATACTGGAACAATGTG GTTTCTTACATCATTGAAGAGTATCGTTGTGGCCAAACTCCTAATCCGGATGTTCTCTgtaacacaagaataaaatttg GTGCATTTTTGGATGCAATAAGTGGTATGGGATTTGACTATGTTGCCTCCGGACATTATGCAAATGTTATCCACCCATGTGCAGATCAAATGGAGGAACCATCTGTTCTGGAGCTGTCACAAGACATG GTGAAAGATCAAACGTATTTCCTTTCACACCTCTCACAGTCCCAGCTGAAGCAACTTCTTTTTCCTCTTGGGTGTATTTCCAAG GACGAAGTCCGCAGGCTAGCAACAGAATTTGATCTTCCAAATAAGGATAGAAAGGAttcacaaggtatatgctttTTGGGCAAG ATAAGGTTCAGTGAATTTGTTGCAAGACATATTGGGGAGAGGGAAGGTATCATACTAGAAGCTGAGACAGGAGATTTCCTTGGCAAACATCGGGGATTCTGGTTTTATACTATTGGCCAGCACCAGGGTTTACGTCTAcctgggagcccatg GTATGTTGTTGAAAGGGATATTAAAAACAATGTAGTCTTTGTGTCAAGAAATTACTTTTCCTATGACAAAAGAAGGCGCCTATTTCGTGTAAGCTCTTTAAAATGGTTGAGTGGGCTGCCTGCAACCCAGACAAGTCAGCTTCAATGCAAG GTGCAACACGGTCCGGGATTCTACGATTGTAGTTTCGAAATGGAAGTAGGAAAGGATGGTCAAGAAAGCGTTGCTGTTGTCCGGTTATCTGAAGATGATCAAGGCCTAGCAGCTGGGCAATTTGCGGCCTTCTATGAGGGAAGGAAATGCATAGGTTCCGGTGTGATTTTGGAGTCATGGGATGATCAAAGTTTTCCTGTATGTGCAAAAGCTTCAGAAATTGCAAGAATGGAAGATAAATCAAAGCTAGGGAATCCAGTCAAGATAAAAGTTAAACCAGAAGAGGTGTTTGTTTCCAGAGGTAGCAAACAAAGCATGATAAGAGAATAA
- the LOC112765893 gene encoding probable hexosyltransferase MUCI70, giving the protein MYNNNSVSIPISDHESDEHGGVRVHTRRKRKIVIHRGNHDFREKVLRKLLRHWILIIILLASALFVFEAFTIGRKPDSTVTSELRTPNKNGGIKSINSQLALGKEPQHDNLNRLDPPRCLKLLPVEELEHLDIPVTEESNGPVNQVLYVSEGESSLVGRNATFSLARFNLFTGNQTLEQRDTSFEIKESMMVHCGFYSLNGGFKISDEDKTYMHACKVVVSTCAFGGGDDLYQPIGMSEASLKKVCYVAFWDEITLRAQELADHRIGENGFIGKWRVVIVRDLPFVDQRLNGKIPKMLSHRLFPQAKFSIWVDSKSQFRRDPLGVLEALLWHPHSVFAISEHGARSSVYDEAKAVVKKNKAKPEEVEVQLNQYRKDGLPEDKRFIGKKALCEASVIVRKHMPLTNLLMCLWFNEVVRFTSRDQLSFPYVLWRLNAFKYINTFPVCTRKDLVNSMGHIRKAKPLQLQR; this is encoded by the exons ATGTACAACAACAACAGCGTATCGATCCCTATCTCCGACCACGAATCCGACGAACATGGTGGCGTGCGGGTTCACACGCGACGGAAGCGTAAGATAGTGATTCACAGAGGAAACCACGACTTCAGAGAAAAAGTGTTGAGGAAGTTACTTAGACACTGGATCCTAATCATCATTCTTTTAGCTTCGGCTTTGTTTGTGTTCGAGGCCTTCACCATTGGTCGCAAACCTGATTCCACTGTCACCTCAGAGCTACGAACTCCAAATAAAAATGGTGGAATAAAGTCAATAAACTCGCAACTTGCATTGGGAAAGGAACCCCAACATGACAACTTGAATCGGCTCGATCCACCGC GTTGCTTGAAGCTTCTGCCAGTTGAAGAACTTGAACACCTTGATATTCCTGTGACAGAAGAGTCTAATGGCCCTGTTAACCAGGTTCTATATGTTTCAGAGGGAGAGTCTTCTTTGGTAGGACGGAATGCTACCTTTTCTCTTGCGAGATTTAATTTGTTTACTGGAAATCAAACATTAGAGCAGAGAGATACAAGTTTTGAG ATTAAGGAATCTATGATGGTACATTGTGGTTTCTACAGTTTAAATGGAGGGTTTAAGATATCTGATGAAGATAAAACTTATATGCATGCTTGCAAAGTTGTGGTTTCTACTTGTGCATTTGGTGGTGGAGATGATCTCTATCAACCTATTGGGATGTCAGAGGCCTCACTTAAGAAG GTCTGCTACGTAGCATTCTGGGATGAAATCACCTTAAGAGCACAGGAATTGGCAGACCACCGAATTGGAGAAAATGGATTTATAGGGAAATGGAGAGTTGTGATTGTGAGGGATCTTCCTTTTGTTGATCAAAGGCTGAACGGCAAAATTCCCAAG ATGTTAAGCCACCGCCTATTTCCTCAAGCAAAATTCTCTATCTGGGTAGACTCAAAGTCCCAATTTAGGAGGGACCCACTAGGTGTGTTGGAGGCACTTCTTTGGCACCCACATTCAGTATTTGCCATATCTGAACATGGAGCTCGCAGTAGTGTCTACGATGAGGCTAAGGCTGTAGTCAAGAAAAATAAAGCCAAGCCAGAGGAAGTTGAAGTGCAGTTGAACCAATACCGCAAGGATGGGTTGCCTGAAGACAAAAGATTTATTGGAAAGAAAG CTCTGTGTGAAGCCTCTGTTATCGTGAGGAAGCATATGCCACTAACTAATCTTCTGATGTGCCTCTGGTTTAATGAGGTGGTTCGATTCACTTCTAGGGATCAACTCAGCTTCCCATATGTCTTATGGCGGCTTAATGCTTTCAAATACATCAATACATTCCCTGTCTGCACCCGCAAGGATTTAGTCAACAGCATGGGCCACATCCGCAAGGCCAAGCCTTTGCAATTACAAAGATAG
- the LOC140180689 gene encoding uncharacterized protein, with amino-acid sequence MWEWRRMYPNAVLTAIPSISSDHTPLILRFEPKVKIRKEFKYEAYWEDHDECENIIRKGWGREGRLEDENWNKLIKRIEGSKRELRKWSKVTFKRADHEIERMKAKLQEIMSLDLAEDRQEEIKKLKRRTTFLWKQEEKFWGQRARIKWLRLGDKNTAFFHASTVQRRDKNRIERLKNANGEWISEEDEVRKMAEKYFKSLFKATKDLRMADCIGKIPKRVTQEMNNSLIEDISDKEIKDAAFSLGSLKALGPDGLNGLYSVRSGYKVARKEISEAGVGSPSTRTRDNRACHAIMFMD; translated from the exons ATGTGGGAATGGAGGAGAATGTATCCAAATGCTGTGTTAACAGCTATACCATCTATTAGCTCGGATCATACTCCTCTAATTTTGAGGTTTGAACCAAAGGTCAAGATTAGAAAGGAATTTAAATATGAGGCATATTGGGAGGATCATGATGAGTGTGAAAATATTATTAGAAAGGGATGGGGCAGGGAAGGCAGACTAGAAGATGAGAACTGGAACAAATTAATTAAGAGAATAGAAGGAAGTAAGAGGGAATTAAGAAAGTGGAGTAAAGTGACGTTCAAGAGAGCAGACCATGAGATCGAGAGGATGAAAGCAAAACTACAAGAGATTATGAGCTTAGATTTGGCAGAGGATAGACAAgaagaaattaagaaattaaagagaagaacCACCTTTCTTTGGAAGCAGGAAGAAAAATTCTGGGGACAAAGAGCCCGGATCAAGTGGCTGAGGTTGGGAGACAAAAATACAGCATTTTTTCATGCGTCTACAGTTCAAAGGAGGGACAAAAATAGGATTGAAAGATTGAAAAATGCAAATGGGGAATGGATAAGTGAAGAAGATGAGGTGAGGAAGATGGCTGAAAAGTATTTTAAAAGTTTGTTCAAAGCCACTAAAGATCTCAGAATGGCGGATTGCATTGGTAAAATTCCAAAACGAGTAACACAAGAGATGAATAATAGTCTTATTGAAGATATTTCTGATAAGGAGATTAAAGATGCAGCTTTTAGCTTAGGCAGCCTTAAGGCTCTAGGTCCTGATGGACTTAATGGCCT GTATTCTGTTAGGTCAGGGTATAAGGTGGCGAGAAAAGAGATTTCAGAGGCTGGTGTAGGGAGCCCTTCGACAA GAACTAGAGACAACAGAGCATGCCATGCTATTATGTTCATGGACTAG
- the LOC112765885 gene encoding uncharacterized protein isoform X1, protein MKLKFSSLFLFLALLLLRMLLMSIFCFRAARAKKVKEGMMLRVAVQWSYWKPMASLPLPTLRFPCRPPLLQFPISNLLSPLSAFAALAPSDSFSSSSSSSFHVDLQPYLRCSMPHKRLRVAVLLSGGVDSSVALRLLHAAGHSCTAFYLKIWFQEDFENFWSECPWEEDLKYAKAVCNQVEVPLEVVHLTYEYWNNVVSYIIEEYRCGQTPNPDVLCNTRIKFGAFLDAISGMGFDYVASGHYANVIHPCADQMEEPSVLELSQDMVKDQTYFLSHLSQSQLKQLLFPLGCISKDEVRRLATEFDLPNKDRKDSQGICFLGKIRFSEFVARHIGEREGIILEAETGDFLGKHRGFWFYTIGQHQGLRLPGSPWYVVERDIKNNVVFVSRNYFSYDKRRRLFRVSSLKWLSGLPATQTSQLQCKVQHGPGFYDCSFEMEVGKDGQESVAVVRLSEDDQGLAAGQFAAFYEGRKCIGSGVILESWDDQSFPVCAKASEIARMEDKSKLGNPVKIKVKPEEVFVSRGSKQSMIRE, encoded by the exons ATGAAATTGaaattttcttctctctttttatttttggcCCTTTTACTGCTTAGGATGCTTCTTATGAGTATTTTCTGTTTTCGAGCTGCAAGAGCGAAGAAGGTGAAGGAGGGTATGATGCTGAGAGTGGCGGTGCAATGGAGCTACTGGAAGCCAATGGCTTCTCTTCCTCTCCCAACACTTCGATTCCCTTGCCGCCCACCTCTCCTCCAGTTCCCCATCTCAAACCTCCTGTCTCCTCTGTCCGCCTTCGCGGCACTTGCTCCCAGTgactctttctcctcctcctcttcctcctccttccaTGTTGATCTCCAACCTTATCTCCGCTGCTCCATGCCTCACAAGCGCCTCCGAGTCGCAGTACTTCTCAGCGGCGGTGTCGACAGCAGCGTCGCCCTCCGGCTCCTCCACGCCGCCGGCCATTCCTGCACCGCCTTCTACCTCAAGATTTGGTTCCAA GAAGATTTTGAGAACTTTTGGTCAGAGTGCCCCTGGGAAGAGGATTTGAAGTATGCCAAAGCTGTTTGTAATCAG GTTGAGGTGCCATTAGAAGTTGTACATTTGACCTATGAATACTGGAACAATGTG GTTTCTTACATCATTGAAGAGTATCGTTGTGGCCAAACTCCTAATCCGGATGTTCTCTgtaacacaagaataaaatttg GTGCATTTTTGGATGCAATAAGTGGTATGGGATTTGACTATGTTGCCTCCGGACATTATGCAAATGTTATCCACCCATGTGCAGATCAAATGGAGGAACCATCTGTTCTGGAGCTGTCACAAGACATG GTGAAAGATCAAACGTATTTCCTTTCACACCTCTCACAGTCCCAGCTGAAGCAACTTCTTTTTCCTCTTGGGTGTATTTCCAAG GACGAAGTCCGCAGGCTAGCAACAGAATTTGATCTTCCAAATAAGGATAGAAAGGAttcacaaggtatatgctttTTGGGCAAG ATAAGGTTCAGTGAATTTGTTGCAAGACATATTGGGGAGAGGGAAGGTATCATACTAGAAGCTGAGACAGGAGATTTCCTTGGCAAACATCGGGGATTCTGGTTTTATACTATTGGCCAGCACCAGGGTTTACGTCTAcctgggagcccatg GTATGTTGTTGAAAGGGATATTAAAAACAATGTAGTCTTTGTGTCAAGAAATTACTTTTCCTATGACAAAAGAAGGCGCCTATTTCGTGTAAGCTCTTTAAAATGGTTGAGTGGGCTGCCTGCAACCCAGACAAGTCAGCTTCAATGCAAG GTGCAACACGGTCCGGGATTCTACGATTGTAGTTTCGAAATGGAAGTAGGAAAGGATGGTCAAGAAAGCGTTGCTGTTGTCCGGTTATCTGAAGATGATCAAGGCCTAGCAGCTGGGCAATTTGCGGCCTTCTATGAGGGAAGGAAATGCATAGGTTCCGGTGTGATTTTGGAGTCATGGGATGATCAAAGTTTTCCTGTATGTGCAAAAGCTTCAGAAATTGCAAGAATGGAAGATAAATCAAAGCTAGGGAATCCAGTCAAGATAAAAGTTAAACCAGAAGAGGTGTTTGTTTCCAGAGGTAGCAAACAAAGCATGATAAGAGAATAA
- the LOC112766613 gene encoding probable calcium-binding protein CML41, which yields MAHAIVSKSSKWLFSSKTTFFLFFKLAFPCLTPPPPRTDTASELIMPSNSNMHNTKEDDKLRDVFDHLDVDKDGKVSSKELVDYLGSVGESVNHKVAKKIVNEFDSDGDELLHFGDFVRLMKQEDNGDLEDVLRSAFEMFEVEKGCGCITPKGLQNMLHQLGEVKSHQECEAMIRPFDLDGNGFLDFHEFQQMMSPVP from the coding sequence ATGGCACACGCCATTGTTTCCAAGTCCTCCAAGTGGTTATTCTCTAGCAAGACtaccttcttcctcttcttcaagttAGCCTTTCCATGTttaactcctcctcctcctcgcacAGACACAGCATCTGAGTTAATTATGCCATCCAATTCCAACATGCACAACACAAAAGAAGATGACAAACTCAGAGACGTTTTTGATCACTTGGACGTTGACAAAGACGGCAAAGTCTCAAGCAAGGAGCTCGTGGATTATTTGGGGTCGGTAGGCGAGTCGGTGAACCATAAAGTGGCAAAGAAGATTGTGAACGAGTTTGACTCCGACGGGGATGAGTTGCTTCATTTTGGGGACTTCGTGAGACTGATGAAGCAAGAGGACAATGGCGACTTGGAAGATGTTCTAAGGAGCGCGTTTGAGATGTTCGAAGTTGAGAAAGGTTGTGGCTGCATAACACCCAAAGGGTTGCAGAACATGTTACACCAATTGGGGGAAGTTAAATCTCACCAAGAGTGCGAGGCCATGATTCGACCATTCGATCTTGATGGCAATGGATTCCTTGATTTCCATGAGTTTCAGCAAATGATGTCACCGGTTCCTTGA
- the LOC112766612 gene encoding lysM domain receptor-like kinase 4: protein MDNTIVLFTLSFLLVSSNGIMSQQNYSGNSVLNCSNNDAEGPSSDFLYTCNGFQKSCLAFLIFKSQTPHNTIATISNLTSSNPEDLARFNNASHSTLFRTGKEVIVPLNCSCPTREHDDDYDEYYQAQTTYVLPKDPTYFTTANDTFQGLTTCDSLQRYNTYGVLDLHPGMVLHVPLRCACPTARQAGSGTKYLLTYSVNWGDNISNIAARFHVNASSMVDANGFSSENEMLYPFTTVLIPLTSEPNSTITIVQNGQPPSPTTLYTVRKDKKKTKRKRIIVALTSSASFLFFLFVVLSLVFVRRKRLEIFFRGDRRGRTKQVFSEQIREGLASIELLSKVYKFDEIKEATENFSASNRIKGSVYRGVFGKEREIMAIKKMNLGASKEVNLLGRINHFNLIKLEGYCEKDGSFYLVFEYMENGCLREWLGRRNRTIEHQCWRKRIRIAVDVANGLEYLHNFTDPCYVHKAINTDNILLNKDLRAKIANFTLAKESDREVTSSCSYYTSHVVGTRGYMAPEYLDSGRVTSKMDVYAFGVVLLELITGKDSIIVQDDGSETMLSSIILNLIDKDDAEEKLGLFIDPSLVGNCEKVYAIQLVNLSLACLVEEPSRRPNMAEVVSSLLRIYTEIETRTSPCRINDSGSTER from the coding sequence ATGGATAATACTATTGTTCTCTTCACACTAAGCTTTCTTCTTGTATCTTCAAATGGCATCATGTCACAGCAGAATTATTCAGGAAACTCAGTACTAAATTGCAGCAACAACGACGCAGAGGGTCCTTCTTCAGATTTCCTATACACCTGCAATGGATTCCAAAAATCTTGCTTAGCCTTTCTCATATTCAAATCCCAAACTCCTCACAACACCATTGCCACAATCTCCAACCTCACTTCCTCAAACCCAGAGGACCTTGCAAGGTTCAACAACGCCTCTCATTCCACACTGTTCCGAACCGGCAAAGAAGTCATTGTCCCTCTCAATTGTTCTTGTCCAACCAGAGaacatgatgatgattatgatgagtACTATCAAGCCCAAACCACATACGTTCTGCCAAAAGATCCAACATATTTTACAACAGCAAATGATACCTTTCAGGGATTAACCACGTGCGATTCTCTCCAGCGTTACAATACTTATGGGGTTCTTGATTTGCATCCTGGCATGGTGTTGCACGTGCCCCTCAGATGCGCTTGTCCGACGGCGCGTCAAGCCGGTAGCGGCACCAAGTATTTGCTGACCTACTCGGTTAATTGGGGTGATAACATCTCTAATATCGCAGCACGGTTCCATGTCAACGCAAGTAGTATGGTTGATGCCAATGGTTTCTCCTCAGAAAATGAAATGCTCTATCCATTCACAACTGTCCTGATTCCATTAACAAGTGAACCCAACAGCACAATAACCATAGTTCAAAATGGTCAACCACCTTCTCCAACTACTCTTTACACTGTAAGAAAGgataagaaaaagacaaaaagaaaaagaatcataGTTGCTCTTACTTCCTCGGCGAGCTTCTTGTTTTTTCTGTTTGTCGTTTTATCTCTAGTGTTTGTGCGTAGAAAGAGATTAGAAATTTTCTTCAGGGGAGATAGAAGAGGCAGAACAAAGCAAGTGTTTTCAGAACAAATACGTGAAGGGTTAGCAAGCATTGAGCTTCTTTCCAAAGTGTACAAGTttgatgaaattaaagaagcaacTGAGAATTTCAGTGCAAGCAACAGAATCAAAGGCTCTGTCTACCGTGGGGTATTTGGTAAGGAGAGGGAAATCATGGCGATCAAGAAGATGAATTTGGGTGCCTCTAAAGAAGTGAATTTGTTAGGAAGGATCAATCACTTCAACCTGATAAAGCTGGAAGGTTACTGTGAAAAAGATGGATCCTTCTATCTTGTTTTTGAGTACATGGAAAATGGTTGTTTGAGAGAATGGCTTGGGAGAAGAAACAGAACCATAGAACACCAATGTTGGAGAAAGAGGATTCGGATTGCTGTGGATGTTGCAAATGGACTTGAGTATCTTCATAACTTCACAGATCCTTGCTATGTTCACAAGGCCATAAACACTGATAATATATTGCTAAATAAAGATCTAAGGGCCAAGATAGCGAATTTCACTCTGGCTAAAGAATCAGATAGAGAAGTAACAAGCTCTTGTTCTTATTACACATCCCATGTTGTGGGAACCAGGGGTTATATGGCTCCAGAGTATCTTGATTCAGGGAGAGTCACATCGAAGATGGATGTGTATGCGTTCGGAGTGGTGCTGTTGGAATTGATCACCGGCAAAGATTCTATTATTGTGCAGGATGATGGAAGTGAGACGATGCTTTCATCAATCATATTGAATCTCATTGACAAAGATGATGCAGAAGAGAAACTCGGTTTGTTCATTGATCCTAGTCTCGTGGGAAACTGTGAGAAggtctatgcaattcagctagtTAACCTAAGCCTAGCATGCTTGGTTGAAGAACCTTCAAGGAGACCAAACATGGCAGAAGTGGTCTCGAGTTTGCTTAGAATATATACAGAAATTGAGACAAGAACGTCACCCTGCCGCATCAATGACAGTGGAAGCACGGAGAGGTGA